From the genome of Jannaschia sp. S6380:
CCGGAAGAAGGACCGCGACGGCAAGCCGTTCCTGTCGATGGAACTGGTGGTGGCCGGCGAGCGCCTGCGCGAGGACTTCGAGCGCGCGCAGATGGGACCGCGGGTCGGGCAGAACTGGGAGCGGTTCCTGACTGCCGGCGGACGTGGCCAGATTGGGCCGGGGACGAACTGTTCGGGGCCCGAGGACGCCCGGACGCGGGTCTCCGAGGCGTTGCGCGCGCTGGGACCCGGGCTGGCCGATGTCGTCCTGCGGGTCTGCTGCTTTCTGGAGGGTATGGAAACGGCCGAGAAGCGCATGGGGTGGGCCGCCCGGTCCGGCAAGATCGTCCTGCGTATCGCGCTGCAACGCCTCGCCGCGCATTACGACGCGCTGCACCGCTAGGTCGCGAGCGGGGCGTCGCCGGCGCGACGCCCCGTGGATGGTCGCTACATCAGCGTTTCTCGACGTCGACGTAGTCGCGCTGATCCGCGCCGGTATAGAGCTGCCGCGGCCGGCCGATCTTCAGTGCCGGATCCGAGAGCTGTTCCTTCCACTGGGCGACCCAGCCGACCGTCCGCGAAAGCGCGAAGATCGGCGTGAACATCGAGGTCGGGAAGCCCATCGCCTCGAGGATGATGCCGGAATAGAAATCGACATTCGGAAACAGCTTCTTCTCGGCGAAGTACGGATCGTCCAGCGCCTGCTTTTCCAGTTCCTTGGCGACCTGAAGCGTCGGGTTGTCCTCGATTCCCATCAATTCCAGCACCTCGTCGGCGCTTTCCTTCATCACCGTCGCACGCGGATCGAAGTTCTTGTAGACGCGGTGGCCGAACCCCATCAGGCGGAACGGGTCATCCTTGTCCTTGGCGCGCGCGATGAACTCCGGGATCCGGTCGACCGAACCGATCTCGCGCAGCATTTCCAGACAGGCCTGGTTGGCGCCGCCATGCGCCGGCCCCCAGAGGCAGGCGATGCCGGCGGCGATGCAGGCGAACGGGTTCGCGCCGGACGACGACGCCAGACGCACCGTCGAGGTCGAGGCGTTCTGTTCGTGGTCGGCATGCAGCGTGAAAATCCGGTCCATCGCGCGGGCCAGGATCGGATCGACGGTGTGTTCCTCGGCCGGGACGGAGAAGCACATGTGCAGGAAGTTCGCCGCGTAATCCAGGTCGTTGCGCGGATAGACGAACGGTTGGCCGATCGAATACTTGTAGGCCATCGCGGCGATGGTCGGCACCTTGGCGATCAGGCGGATCGCGGCGACCTCGCGCTGCCAGGCGTCGGTGATGTCGGTGCTGTCATGATAGAAGGCAGACATCGCGCCGACCACGCCGACCATCGTCGCCATCGGGTGGGCATCGCGCCGGAAGCCGCGGAAGAAGTTGTGCATCTGCTCATGCACCATGGTGTGCCGCGTCACCGTCGTCTCGAACTTCTCCAGCTCGGCGGCCGAGGGCAATTCGCCGTAAAGAAGGAGGTAGCAGACCTCCAGATAATGCGATTTGGCGGCCAGTTGCCCGATCGGATAGCCGCGGTGCAGCAAAACGCCTTCCTCGCCATCGATGAAGGTGATGGCGCTCTCGCAGGACGCCGTCGACGTGAAACCGGGATCGTAGGTGAAGACGCCCGCGCCGGCATAGAGTTTGCGGATATCGACGACGTCCGGACCGGCGGACGGCGAGAGCACCGGCAAATCATGGCTCTGCCCGTCAAGGGTCAGGGTCGCGGTCTTGTTCGTATCAGCCATGTCGGTCCTTTCCGAAGGGCCGCAGGCCAATCGGCCATGCAACCTGTTGATCTTGCGCGACATCCCGGTCGCATTCGGCGGCATGCCGCCAAGCGGGGCACGGTCAGTCCGCCGCGTCCCGCTCCGCCGCATCCGAAATCCGGGCCAGCGTTTCATCGGGCCCGAGAACGATCATCATGTCGAAGACGCTGGGGGTGGCCGTCCGTCCGGCGATCGCGGCCCGAAGCGGCCCCGCGATCTTGCCGAGCCCCAGCCCCCGGGACTGGGCCAAATCACCCACGACGGCCTCGAGCACATCCCGCGACCAGCTAGCATTACGCAGGTGCGGCGTCAATTCTGCCAGCAATTCGCGTCCGTCCGGGTCGAGGGCCTTGGCGGCCTTCTCGTCGGGCAGGATCGGCCGTTCCGCCAGGACGAAGCGGGCCCGGTCGAGAAGCTGGGGCAGGGTGCGGCTCGCCTCCTTGACCAGGGGGATGGCCCGGGCCAGCGCAGCCCGGTCGATAGGGGCACCGCCCACGCGGTCGTTCCAGTCGAGCGTCGCCGCCAGGACCTCGTCATCCGTCATCGCGCTGAGATGTTGTCCCGACAGGTTCTCCAGCTTCTTCAGGTCCAGCCGCGCCGGCGCGCGCCCGATCCCGTCGAGGTCGAACCATTCGCGGGCCTGCACATCTTCGAAGAACTCGTCGTCCCCATGGCTCCAGCCCAGTCGCGCCAGATAGTTGCGCAGGGCTTGCGCGGGGAACCCCATTTCGGCGTATTCCTCGACACCCAGCGCGCCATGGCGTTTGGACAGCTTCTTGCCATCGGCCCCGTGGATCAACGGGATATGGGCCCAAACCGGATGCGGCCATGCCATCGCGTCGTAGATCTGGGCCTGGCGGGCGGCGTTGTTCAGGTGGTCGTCGCCCCGGATCACATGGGTCACGCCCATGTCGTGGTCATCGACCACGACCGCCAGCATATAGGTCGGCGTCCCGTCGGAGCGGAGCAGGACCATGTCGTCGAGCTGGTCATTCCGCGTGCGCACCTCACCCTGGACGGCATCTGCGATGACGGTCGTCCCATCGCGCGGGGTTTTCAGGCGGATGACGGACGGGGCGTCGGGGTGGGTTGCCGGGTCGGCATCGCGCCATGGGCTCTGGAAGAGCGTCGAGCGCCCCTCGGTCCGCGCCGCCTCGCGGGAGGCCTCGATCTCGTCCTGGGTGGCGAAGCAGCGATAGGCGCGCCCGGCATCGACCATCCGGTGCGCCACCTCGACATGCCGGGCCGCGTTCGCCGCCTGGCTCACCGGCTCGCCGTCCCAATCGAGCCCGAGCCAGGACAATCCGTCGAAGATGGCTTGCGTCGCCGCTTCCGACGACCTTGCCCGGTCCGTGTCCTCGATGCGCAGCAGGAAACGCCCGCCCCGACCCCGCGCGTACAGCCAATTGAACAACGCCGTCCGAGCGCCCCCGATATGCAGGTATCCGGTCGGAGAGGGCGCGAAGCGCGTGACGATCTGATCGGCGGTCATGGCGTCCTCGAAAACGGCGACGATGGCGCGTTCGGGTTAACGATTTGTAAACCCGGCCGCGCCTAGCTTCGCGCGGTTGATAGGCAGCACCGCAGCGGAGGGCAAGGATGCACCCGGTTGACGCCGCGCCCGCCCCGGGGCTCCGCGCCTCGCGCGTCGTGGCGGCATGCCAGGGGATCCGTGGCCACAGGCTGCCCTGGTTCGCCCTTGCCCTCGGGACGGGCGTAGGCCTCTATTTCGCGCTGCCGGTCGAACCGGACGGTGCCACGACGGCGGCCATCGCGGCGGCGGCGGTCGCGCTTTGCGTGCTGGCCTGGCTCGGGCGTGGCGGGGCGGGATTGCTGGCCTTGCTAGGCGCCGTCCTCCTCGGGGGCATGCTGGTCGCGCAAGTGCGCAGTGTCATCGTGTCCGGGCCGGTGCTGGAATACCGCTACTACGGCGCGGTCGAGGGGCGGATCGTCCGCATCGACAGGTCCGCATCCGGGGCCATGCGCCTGACGCTGGATCGGGTCCGCCTCGACCGCATGGCGCCGGGGCGCACGCCGCACCGTGTCCGCATCTCGCTGCAAGACGAAACCGGGGTCGCGCCACGGCCCGGCCTGCGCGTGATGACGACCGGGCATCTTTCGCCGCCGGCCGGACCGACCGAACCGGGCGGCTTCGACTTTCAGCGGCATGCCTGGTTTCAGGGGCTGGGCGCCATCGGCTACGGGCGCATCCCGCTGATGCAGGCCGAGGCGCCGTCCGGAGGCACCGCCCTGCTGGTCGCGCGGGTTCGCACCGCGATTGCCGAAGGGCTGCGCGACCGCCTGCCGGGGCAGTCCGGTCAGGTCGCGGCGGCCATTACGACCGGGGATCGCGGCGGCCTTTCCAAGGAGGTGACGGAAGCCCTCCGCGCGTCGAACCTGGCGCATCTATTGGCGATTTCGGGCCTGCATATGGGCCTGCTCGTGGGCTTCGTCTTTTGGGTCGTCCGGGGCGGTCTGGCCCTTATCCCTACGCTCGCACTGCGCTATCCGACCCGCGCATGGGCTGCCGCCGTGGCCCTGCCGTTCGCGCTCGCCTACCTTTTCCTGTCGGGCGGCAGCGTGGCGACGCAGCGCGCCTTCGTGATGGCGGCCGTGATGCTCGGGGCCATCCTCGTCGGATCGCGGGCCCTGTCGATCCGCAGCGTGGCGATCGCCGCGATCCTGGTTCTGCTGTGGCGGCCCGAAAGCCTGACGGGCCCGGGCTTCCAGATGTCCTTTGCCGCCACGGGTGCGCTGGTCCTGGTGTTCGGGGCCATCTCGCGCGGTGGCCGGGGGCGCTGGCTGCGCGGTTGGCGGGGCGCATTTCTCTCGCTTCTGCTCTCTTCGCTGGTCGCCGGTGCGGCGACCGCACCATTCGCGGCGCTCCATTTCAACCGGGTGGGCCAGTTCGGCGTGCTGGCGAACCTTTTGGCGGTGCCGGCGATGGGCACGGTTGTGATGCCTGCGTTGCTGCTCTCGCTGCTGCTATGGCCATTGGGGCTCGAGGCGCTGCCCCTCGCCATCGCCGGCCGCGGGATCGAATGGATCCTGCAGGTCGCGGACTGGATCGCGACGATGCCCGGCGCGCTGCGACCGATCGCGGCGCCGTCCTGGTACGTCCTGCCGTTGCTGGGGCTCGCGGCGGGTCTGCTGGGCGCGGCACGCGGTCCCACGGTTCGCTCGCTCTCCGTCGCATGCCTCGTGGCGGCGGCGGTGCTCTGGGCTCGGACGCCACGGCCGGCGATGCTGATATCGGACGACGCCCGGCTCGTCGGCGTCATGGTGCGAGAAGGGCGTTGGCTCAGCCGCGACAGCGGGGCCGGGTTCGTGGCCGACGCCTGGCTGGAGAACGACGGCGATTTGACCACGCAGGAGGAGGCCGCCGCCCGCCAGCCGCCTGGAAGGGGCGACCTGCCGTTCGCACTGATCGTGGCGCGCCGGAAATCCGAACTGGAAGACGCGCTGCATGCCTGTCGCCAGGATGCCGACGCGTGGCTGATCTCGGCCACCGAGATCCCCCGGCAAGACATTCCATGTCGCGTGTTCGATCCGACCCGGACTGCGCGAACCGGAGCCATTGCCGTGGACATCCTGCCGGATGGGGGCCCTGTCCTAAGAACCGCGCGCGACCTGCAGGGCGATCGTCCCTGGGTTCCCAAGCTGAAGGAATGGTGAAGGGCAAACGCCGGCGCCCTTGCGCGATGCCCGCTTCTAATAGCTGCGGATCAGGCCCACCAATCGGCCCTGGATACGCACCTGATCCTCGCGCAGGACACGGGTCTCATAGGCCTTGTTGGCCGCTTCGAGCGCGATCATCCCGTTGGTCCGCCGATACCTTTTCAATGTCGCCTCGTGACCGTCGACAAGCGCCACGACGATGTCGCCATTGTCGGCGCTGCCCTGCTCCCGGATCACGACGACGTCGCCGTCATTGATCCCCGCGTCGATCATCGAATCGCCGCGAACTTCCAGCGCATAGTGGTCGCCGCCCCGGTCGAGCATCTGACCCGGCACCGCCACGTGATGCGAAACTTCGCTGATCGCCTCGATCGGAACGCCGGCGGCGATCCTGCCCATCACGGGCAGCTCACGCGCGTCGATCTGCACCGGCATGGCCCGAACGGGCGGCGCCGGGGTCGGCCCGTCCCCCTCGATCACGCGGGGAACGAACGTCGCCTTGCCACCCATGTCCTCAGGGAGCTTGGTGATCTCGATCGCCCGCGCCCGGTGGGCCAGCCTGCGGATAAACCCGCGCTCCTCCAAGGCTGTGATAAGCCGGTGGATGCCCGATTTGGATCGCAGATCCAGCGCGTCCTTCATCTCGTCGAAGGAGGGGGGCACGCCGTCACGCTGCACCCGCTTGTGAATGAAGGCCAAAAGGTCGCGCTGCTTCCGCGTGAGCATGTTCCGATATCCCGTTCGATGGCCGCGGATCGGCGGCCTCACACGCAATGTTCTAGAAAGGTTCCCGTTTTGTGTCAACGCGCGGCTGCCGTCCTGCGCGGGGGCAATCGACGCTATCGTGGCAACGGGATCACATCGACGGGATCCCCTGCAGCAAGGGCCGGATCATTCGGCGGACGGCGGATCAAGACGTCGGATCGCGCAAGTACCGAAAGAAGGCTGCTGTCCTGCCGGTCTTCGGCCTCGCAGCCTCCATTGGTTCGACGGCCGCGCATGTAATGCGCGCGCGGGCCGTTCGCCGGGAGGGGTGCGGTCAAAGACAGTGTCTCGACCTGAGGTAGATGGGGCAGGCCCTGCATCCGTTCCAGCATCGGCGACATGAAGATGACGCCGCAAACCATTGCAGATACCGGATTTCCTGGAAGGCCCAGCACGGCCGACGCCCCGATCCGTCCCGCGAGGAGCGGCTTGCCTGGCCGCATGGCGACCTTGTGGAATGACAGGTCCATGCCGGCCCCCGCCATGGTTTCCGCGACGAGATCATGATCGCCGACGGATGCGCCGCCGATGGTCACCAAGAGATCGCAGCCCGCAGACAGATCCAGCGCCAGACGCAGGCTGTCGCCGCGATCCCGCGCGATGGGCAGCAACCGTGGCGTGCATCCCAAGGATCCGACCATTGCGGCCAGGCCGTAGCCGTTCGACGCCGTGATTTGGCCGGGGCGGAGATCCGACCCGGGCTGGCACAGTTCGTCCCCGGTCATCAGGATCGCAACAGTCGGGCGCCGCGAAACCTGGACGGACCGATGTCCCATGGCCGCGATCAGCGCGATGTCGCGGCTGTTCAGGCGGCGAGATGCGGACAGGACCGCGTCGGCCGAAAAATCGCCGCCTCGGGGCCGGATGTGCCGGGCCGTTCCGACATCGCAGCGCAGGACGATCCCGTCTCCGTCGGGCGCGACATCCTCCTGCATGACGACGCGGCGTGCCCCTTCCGGCACGGCCGCACCGGTGAAGATGCGGACCGTCGCATCCCCGCTCAGCGTGCCGTCGAACGGATGGCCGGCCGCCACCTCGCCGATCACGCGAAACCGGTCGCCGGCGCGCGGCGCATCCGTGGCGATGGCGTATCCGTCCATGGCCGAGGCGGCGAAAGGCGGCTGTGCGTGCCGGGCTCGGACCTCGCGGCGCAGAACACGGCCATTGGCGCGTTCGAGCGGCACCTCTTCGGCGTCCAACGGTTCGACGAGCGCCAGCAGCCGCGCCGTCGCCTCCTCGACCGAGATCACGTGCCCGGCGCCGTCCAGTCGCCCGACTTTCCGCCGGCCTTCGACAGAAGGCGGATCGCGCCGATTTCCATGTCCTTTTGGATCGCCTTGGCCATGTCGTAGATCGTCAGGCATGCGACGGATACCGCCGTCATCGCCTCCATCTCCACCCCGGTGCGCCCGGTCGTGGCGACCGTCGCCCGGACGCGCAGGCCTGGCAGGTCGTCATCCGGCAGGATGTCAATCGCGACGCGGTCCAGGGGCAGGGGGTGGCAGAGCGGGATCAGATCGGCCGTGCGTTTCGCCCCCATGATCCCGGCCAGCCGCGCGACGCCGATCACGTCCCCCTTGGCCGCGCTCCCCGTTCGTATGGCGGCGAGCGTCTCGGGAGACATCCTGACATGGCCTTCGGCACGGGCCTCGCGTGCGGTGACGGCCTTGCCGGACACATCGACCATATGCGCGGCGCCGGTCTCGTCGAAATGCGTCAGGCCGGTCATGGGTTGGCCGACAGCGGGGTCGCCAGTAGGTCGCGCGTCGCCGTCGCGACGTCCGACTGGCGCATCAGGCTTTCCCCGATCAGGAAGCAGCGGACGCCGTGCCGGGCCACCTCCTCCAGTTCCTCCGGGGTGTTCAGGCCGGACTCCGACACCAGCAGCCTGTCGTCCGGGGCGCGGCGGGACAGATCGTGGGTCACCTGGAGATCGGTGACGAAGGTATTGAGATCGCGGTTGTTGATGCCGAGCAGGCGCGACTCGAGCCTGGTGGCGCGTTCGAGTTCCGCCTGGTTGTGCACCTCGATCAGCGCGTCCATGCCCCAGTCGAAGGCAGCCGATTCCAGCTCGGCGGCCTGTCCGTCCGAGACGCTGGCCATGATGATCAGGATGCAGTCCGCGCCCAGTGCCCGGCTTTCCGCCACCTGCCATGGATCGTAGAGGAAATCCTTGCGCAACACCGGCAAATCCACCGCGGCCCGAGCGGCGACCAGGTATGCGTCGTCGCCCTGGAACGATGGACCGTCGGTCAGGACCGACAGGCAGGTCGCGCCCCCGTCGGCATAGGCGCGGGCCAGCGCGGGCGGATCGAAGTCGGCACGGATCAGCCCCTTGGACGGGCTTGCCTTCTTGATCTCGGCGATCAGACCGTAGCCCGCGATCGATGCGCGGTGAAGCGCACCGGCAAAGGGGCGAACGGCGGGCGCGGCGCGGGCGTCCTCCTCGACCGCGGCAAGGTCGCGGGCCGTTTTGCGCGCGGCCACGTCCTCCAGCTTGTAGGCCTTGATGCGGTCCAGGATCGTGGGCGTGCTCATTCGGCCTCCGAGGTGATGCGGGCGAGCGCCTCGACCTTGCCCTTGGCCGCGCCGCTGTCGATCGCCTCGGCCGCGATTTCGGCGCCGGTCCGAAGATCGGCCGCCCGGTCCGCGATCACGAGGGCGGCGGCGGCGTTCAGGAGCACGGCGTCGCGATAGGCGCCCTTCGCACCGTCCAGCAATGCGGCAAGGGCGCGGCCGTTTTCCTCCGGCGTGCCGCCCAGGATGTCGGCGAAGCGGTGAACGGGCAGGCCGGCCTCCTCGGGGTGCACCTCCCGCGCGGTGATGCGGTCGCCGTCGAGCACCGCGACCTGCGAGACGGCGGAGATCGAGAGTTCGTCCGTGCCGTCGCCGCCATGCACCAGCCATGCCTTCTCGCTGCCGAGTTGCTGCAGCGTTTCGGCCATCGGGAAGATCAGATCGGGCGCGAAGGCGCCGGTCAGCTGACGTTTCACGCCGGCGGGGTTGGTCAGGGGACCGAGGATGTTGAAAATGGTCTTGCAGCCCAGTTCCTGGCGAACCGGCATGACCACCGCCACGGCGGGATGATGGATCGGGGCCATCATGAAGGCGATGCCGATCTCGGCCAGCGCACGTTCGACCACGTCGACATCGACCATGACATCGATGCCGACCTGTCCCAGCGCATCGGCCGCACCCGATTTCGACGACAGGTTGCGGTTGCCGTGCTTGGCGATGGTCACACCGGCCCCGGCGACCACGAAGGCCGCCGCGGTGGAAATATTCAGCGTGCCCATCCCGTCGCCACCGGTGCCGACGATGTCGATCGCCCCCTCAGGCGCGCGCACGGCGCGGCAGCGGGCCCGCATCGCGGCGGCGGCGGCGGCGTATTCGGACACCGACTCGCCTCGCGCGCGAAGCGCCATCAGAAGGCCGCCGATCTGCGCGGGGGTCGCATTGCCCTGGAACAGTTCGGCAAAGGCGGCTTCGGCCTGGGTGCGCGAAAGCGGGCCCTCGGATGCCGCGAAGATCAGCGGCTTCATCGCGTCGCTCATGATCAGGCGGCCTCGGCGGCGGGCATCAGGTCGAGGAAGTTGCCCAGCAATGCGTGACCATGCTCGGAGGCGATGCTCTCGGGGTGAAACTGCACGCCGTGGATCGGCAGGTCGCGGTGGCGAAGGCCCATGATCGTGCCGTCCGCGAGCGCGGCGTTCACGATCAGCGTCTCGGGCAGGCCGGTCCGCGCAACGATGAGCGAGTGATAGCGCGTCGCGTCGAACGCCCCCGGCAGCCCCGCGAACACGCCCGAGCCGTCGTTTTCCATCCGGCCGAGCTTGCCATGCACGATCTCGCCCGCGCGGACGACGCGTCCGCCGAAGGCCTGGCCGATCGCCTGGTGGCCCAGGCAGACACCCAGCAGGGGCGTCCGCGTCTCGGCACAGGCCGTCACCATGGCCAGGCAAATGCCGGCCTGATCCGGATCGCAGGGCCCGGGCGACAGAAGAACGCCCGCCGGGCGCATCGCCATGGCCGCCTGCACGTCGACGGCGTCATTGCGCACCACGCGGACATCGGCACCCTGTTCGGCGACATAGTGGACGAGGTTCCAGGTGAAGCTGTCGTAATTGTCGATCAGCAGAAGCAAGCCCATCCCTCCCTCGCGGTCGCGGCAAGGGGTGTGACAACCCCATCGTCGCGTTATACGAAGAGGAAAGGCCCGGGGAAAGGGTCGAGGCAGGGCAATGAGGTATCGGGAATGCTGAAAGGCGTTTTGCTTGGGTCGGTCAGTGGCCTGGCGTTGTCGGGCCTGCTGGTCGTGGCGGTTTCTCTGCTCGCGCCACCGCCGAAATCGCCGGTGGATCGTCCGGTCGCGGCGCAGCCTTCGGCCCCCGTCCTGCGCGACCAAGCCGAGGTGGCGCCCCGCAAGCCGGACCCGCTGCCCGCCCGCGAAACTCCGCCCGCGACAGCCGGGGAGGTCGCGACGCCCGAAGACACAGCGCCCACTGTGGAGATCGTTCCGATCGCACCCGCCGCGCCCGAGGCGGAGCCGGAGACCGAGATGGCCGACGCTCCGCCCGCGCCCGCGCCGGTGGAGCGCGAAGTGGAAGACGCCGGAACGGAGGTTGCCGCCGCCGTGCCGTTGCCGTCGGGCAGCGAGTTCAATCGGCCGCCGGAGGATGTCGCCATCGTCGCGCCACGGACCGAGGATGCTCCGCGCGCCGTGCCGCTGACGGATCGGGGGCGGCCGGACCTGTCCGTCGCCGAAGCCCCAGCGCCCGAGACCGCGAGCGCCACCCAGCCGCAGGCGGGTCAGATCGCGGGCTTCGGCGCCGCGCCGCAGGTCGGCGTCGCGCCGATCCTGCCTGCCCGGCCGGAGGAGGGGGCACCGCGAACCTTTGGCGAAGTGGGCAGCATTCAGGACATCGAGGTGACCGAGGAACTGGAAGAAGACGGCCGCCGCGTGGTCGTCACGACGACGGTCCCCTCCGCGCCGGCCCCCGCGACCGAGCCCGAAGCCGAGCCCGAAACCGAGGTCGCGACGGACACCGCCCCGTCCGCCGAGGCGGAGACGGAGGCCCCGGCGGAGCCTGCCATCGCGGAGGTTTCAACCGAAGAAGACGCCGCGGATGCGGAGGACGTCGCGGGGGCGGAGGACGCCGTGCCGGATGTCGATGCCCCGGATGCGTCGTCCGACGAGGACATCGCCGGGTCGACGACCGAACAGGAAGTCGCCCAGGCCGAACCGCGCCGGTCGGCGCCCATCTCTCTGGTCGAGGATGCGGACGTCGTCGTGCCGCCCGAGGAGGAGCGCGCGCCGGAGGTCGAGGAGGAGGCCGAACCGATCATGCCGCGTCGCCTCGTCCTCGACAGCGAACGCGCCGTCGAGGCGGAGGACGCGACCGAGGCCGTCGCGGATGCGGAACCGGCGCAGCCCCGGCCCGTGCTCGAGACGCAGGCCGCGACCTTCGAGAACACGGCCGACCTGCCGCGCCTGTCCATCGTCCTGATCCACGACCCCGATCTGGGCGTCGACATCCAGAGCCTCGCGGCGCTGGAATTTCCCGTGACCTTCGCCCTCGATCCGACCTTGCCGGGCGCCGAGGCGGCGGCGAAGGCCTATCGCGCCGCCGGACACGAGGTCGTCCTGCGGGGCGAGGCCCTGTCACCCGGCGGGTCCGCGCAGGATATCGAGGTCGCCTTCACCGCCGCGCGCGCCGCCGTTCCCCAGGCGCTGGGTGTATTGGACACGCCCGAAGGCGGCTTCGCGCGCGACCGCGACGCGCTGGACGCGCTGCTGCGACCCCTGTCCGAGGCGGGAATGGGGTTCGTGGCCTATCCCGAGGGTCTGAACTCCGGTGTAACGCGTGCCCGGCGGGAGGGCGTGTCCGCCACGACCCTGTACCGCGAACTCGACGCCGAGGACGAACGCGCGCCGGTCATCACCCGTTATCTGGACCGCGCGACGTTCGAAGCGGTGCAGGACGGGGCCGCCGTGGTCGTTGGGCGCACGAGCCCCGAAACGATCACGGCCCTCTATTCCTGGCGGTTGGGCGCGCGCGCGGAGACCGTCGCCCCGGCGCCGCTGTCGACCGTGTTGCGGGATGGCGACGGCTGACGCTCAACTCGCCGTGTCTGGCAATTCGATCCGCGCGACCTGCTCGGCGATGGGTTCGACCGACAGGGGATGCGTCTCGTCGACATGGGCCACGGGATTGCCGATCGGCTGCCACTGGCGGTTCTTGAAGATCTCGAGCGCCGAGAAATGCGCCTTGTAGCCCATCTTGGGCGAGCCGGGCACCCAATAGCCGAGATAGACATAAGGCAGCTGCGCCTCGCGCGCGATTTGCAGATGGTCGAGAATGATCTGCGTTCCCAGGCTGTCCGACGGGCAATCCGGGTCGTAGAAGGAATAGACCATCGACAGCCCGTCATCGAGCACGTCCGTCAGGCAGACGGCGCGCAGGGCGGGTGCGTCGCCGGTATCCTGGGGGCGGTCGTCCCAGTACTCGATCACGCGGGTGCGGACCGGCGTCTCCTCGATCATGGCGGCGAATTCGAAGATGTCCATGTCGGCCATGCCGCCATTAGCGTGACGCGCGTTCAGATAGCGACGGAACAGGGCGAACTGCTCCTCGGTGGCCCAGGGCGACGTCACTTCGCGCCGCAGGTGCCGGTTGCGCGCCAGCGTCTTGCGCTGCGACCGCGTCGGCCTGAAGTCGGCAACCCGGATCCGC
Proteins encoded in this window:
- a CDS encoding citrate synthase, translating into MADTNKTATLTLDGQSHDLPVLSPSAGPDVVDIRKLYAGAGVFTYDPGFTSTASCESAITFIDGEEGVLLHRGYPIGQLAAKSHYLEVCYLLLYGELPSAAELEKFETTVTRHTMVHEQMHNFFRGFRRDAHPMATMVGVVGAMSAFYHDSTDITDAWQREVAAIRLIAKVPTIAAMAYKYSIGQPFVYPRNDLDYAANFLHMCFSVPAEEHTVDPILARAMDRIFTLHADHEQNASTSTVRLASSSGANPFACIAAGIACLWGPAHGGANQACLEMLREIGSVDRIPEFIARAKDKDDPFRLMGFGHRVYKNFDPRATVMKESADEVLELMGIEDNPTLQVAKELEKQALDDPYFAEKKLFPNVDFYSGIILEAMGFPTSMFTPIFALSRTVGWVAQWKEQLSDPALKIGRPRQLYTGADQRDYVDVEKR
- the gltX gene encoding glutamate--tRNA ligase → MTADQIVTRFAPSPTGYLHIGGARTALFNWLYARGRGGRFLLRIEDTDRARSSEAATQAIFDGLSWLGLDWDGEPVSQAANAARHVEVAHRMVDAGRAYRCFATQDEIEASREAARTEGRSTLFQSPWRDADPATHPDAPSVIRLKTPRDGTTVIADAVQGEVRTRNDQLDDMVLLRSDGTPTYMLAVVVDDHDMGVTHVIRGDDHLNNAARQAQIYDAMAWPHPVWAHIPLIHGADGKKLSKRHGALGVEEYAEMGFPAQALRNYLARLGWSHGDDEFFEDVQAREWFDLDGIGRAPARLDLKKLENLSGQHLSAMTDDEVLAATLDWNDRVGGAPIDRAALARAIPLVKEASRTLPQLLDRARFVLAERPILPDEKAAKALDPDGRELLAELTPHLRNASWSRDVLEAVVGDLAQSRGLGLGKIAGPLRAAIAGRTATPSVFDMMIVLGPDETLARISDAAERDAAD
- a CDS encoding ComEC/Rec2 family competence protein, which encodes MHPVDAAPAPGLRASRVVAACQGIRGHRLPWFALALGTGVGLYFALPVEPDGATTAAIAAAAVALCVLAWLGRGGAGLLALLGAVLLGGMLVAQVRSVIVSGPVLEYRYYGAVEGRIVRIDRSASGAMRLTLDRVRLDRMAPGRTPHRVRISLQDETGVAPRPGLRVMTTGHLSPPAGPTEPGGFDFQRHAWFQGLGAIGYGRIPLMQAEAPSGGTALLVARVRTAIAEGLRDRLPGQSGQVAAAITTGDRGGLSKEVTEALRASNLAHLLAISGLHMGLLVGFVFWVVRGGLALIPTLALRYPTRAWAAAVALPFALAYLFLSGGSVATQRAFVMAAVMLGAILVGSRALSIRSVAIAAILVLLWRPESLTGPGFQMSFAATGALVLVFGAISRGGRGRWLRGWRGAFLSLLLSSLVAGAATAPFAALHFNRVGQFGVLANLLAVPAMGTVVMPALLLSLLLWPLGLEALPLAIAGRGIEWILQVADWIATMPGALRPIAAPSWYVLPLLGLAAGLLGAARGPTVRSLSVACLVAAAVLWARTPRPAMLISDDARLVGVMVREGRWLSRDSGAGFVADAWLENDGDLTTQEEAAARQPPGRGDLPFALIVARRKSELEDALHACRQDADAWLISATEIPRQDIPCRVFDPTRTARTGAIAVDILPDGGPVLRTARDLQGDRPWVPKLKEW
- the lexA gene encoding transcriptional repressor LexA, with amino-acid sequence MLTRKQRDLLAFIHKRVQRDGVPPSFDEMKDALDLRSKSGIHRLITALEERGFIRRLAHRARAIEITKLPEDMGGKATFVPRVIEGDGPTPAPPVRAMPVQIDARELPVMGRIAAGVPIEAISEVSHHVAVPGQMLDRGGDHYALEVRGDSMIDAGINDGDVVVIREQGSADNGDIVVALVDGHEATLKRYRRTNGMIALEAANKAYETRVLREDQVRIQGRLVGLIRSY
- a CDS encoding molybdopterin molybdotransferase MoeA; its protein translation is MISVEEATARLLALVEPLDAEEVPLERANGRVLRREVRARHAQPPFAASAMDGYAIATDAPRAGDRFRVIGEVAAGHPFDGTLSGDATVRIFTGAAVPEGARRVVMQEDVAPDGDGIVLRCDVGTARHIRPRGGDFSADAVLSASRRLNSRDIALIAAMGHRSVQVSRRPTVAILMTGDELCQPGSDLRPGQITASNGYGLAAMVGSLGCTPRLLPIARDRGDSLRLALDLSAGCDLLVTIGGASVGDHDLVAETMAGAGMDLSFHKVAMRPGKPLLAGRIGASAVLGLPGNPVSAMVCGVIFMSPMLERMQGLPHLPQVETLSLTAPLPANGPRAHYMRGRRTNGGCEAEDRQDSSLLSVLARSDVLIRRPPNDPALAAGDPVDVIPLPR
- the moaC gene encoding cyclic pyranopterin monophosphate synthase MoaC, producing MTGLTHFDETGAAHMVDVSGKAVTAREARAEGHVRMSPETLAAIRTGSAAKGDVIGVARLAGIMGAKRTADLIPLCHPLPLDRVAIDILPDDDLPGLRVRATVATTGRTGVEMEAMTAVSVACLTIYDMAKAIQKDMEIGAIRLLSKAGGKSGDWTAPGT
- the trpC gene encoding indole-3-glycerol phosphate synthase TrpC, which produces MSTPTILDRIKAYKLEDVAARKTARDLAAVEEDARAAPAVRPFAGALHRASIAGYGLIAEIKKASPSKGLIRADFDPPALARAYADGGATCLSVLTDGPSFQGDDAYLVAARAAVDLPVLRKDFLYDPWQVAESRALGADCILIIMASVSDGQAAELESAAFDWGMDALIEVHNQAELERATRLESRLLGINNRDLNTFVTDLQVTHDLSRRAPDDRLLVSESGLNTPEELEEVARHGVRCFLIGESLMRQSDVATATRDLLATPLSANP